Proteins co-encoded in one Dreissena polymorpha isolate Duluth1 chromosome 12, UMN_Dpol_1.0, whole genome shotgun sequence genomic window:
- the LOC127852568 gene encoding zinc finger MYM-type protein 1-like — protein MAAKKLGKIGNTKVDGSFISDGFSKWKAGTEKFRKHEKSECHKEAVERLVTLPATTRDVGEMLSAGHAKEKADNRKQLLQILRSIRFLARQGIALRGHDDDEGNFMQLLQHHGETDSSILAWLERKRDKFVAPDIQNEILQLMALRILRKVASDIKTNEFYTIMADETTDKSNREQVVVVFRHVDEDLNVHEDFVGFHQVNSIDATTLTSVIEDTLKRMNLSLSQCRGQCYDGASNMTGAKRGVATNILAKEERAVFTHCYGHALNLAVGDCVRQCKLLRDTMDTVHEVSKLIKYSPKRDSTLQTLKEEMSPDTPGFRVLCPTRWTVRAASLCSVLDNYTVLQTLWDTCYEQTKDSEIRSRIVGVRSQMESFDLFFGVHLGYIILRHTDNLSRTLQQKDMSASEGQAVASMTVETLTSKRSDDAFDKFWVDVNSQLDDVDVGEPVVPRRRKMPKRYDVGTGAHEYPATARDRYRQVYFEAFDLVIACIKDRFDQPGYKTYRSLQDLLVCCACGGDYATHLRSVMDFYRDDFNEQALTTQLETYQVAVRDKKVKTITDIVTFFRDLSPESRLFFSEVMRVLRHVLVMPATNATSERSFSGLRRLKTYLRTSMTQERLTHLMTLHVHRCATDAMDLLDVANEFVSVNESRLTIFGKFS, from the coding sequence ATGGCGGCCAAGAAGTTGGGCAAGATCGGCAACACGAAGGTGGACGGCAGCTTCATCAGTGATGGCTTCTCCAAATGGAAAGCGGGTACCGAGAAGTTCCGGAAGCACGAAAAAAGCGAGTGCCACAAGGAGGCGGTCGAGCGACTGGTGACGCTTCCCGCCACGACGCGTGACGTGGGGGAGATGCTGTCAGCGGGGCACGCTAAGGAGAAGGCCGACAACCGGAAGCAGCTGCTGCAAATCCTACGCAGCATACGGTTCCTCGCACGCCAGGGCATCGCGCTACGTGGGCACGACGACGATGAGGGGAACTTCATGCAGCTGCTACAACACCACGGGGAGACGGACAGCTCTATTCTCGCGTGGCTGGAACGGAAGCGGGACAAGTTCGTCGCCCCTGATATCCAGAATGAAATACTCCAGCTCATGGCACTGCGCATCCTCCGTAAAGTGGCCAGCGACATCAAGACAAACGAGTTCTACACAATCATGGCTGACGAGACAACAGACAAGTCCAACCGAGAACAAGTGGTGGTAGTCTTCAGACACGTGGACGAGGACTTAAATGTGCACGAGGACTTTGTTGGGTTTCACCAAGTAAATTCCATTGACGCCACTACACTGACGTCGGTCATAGAAGACACTCTGAAAAGAATGAACCTATCCTTGAGCCAGTGCAGAGGGCAGTGTTATGACGGGGCCAGCAACATGACCGGAGCGAAGCGTGGTGTGGCGACCAACATCTTAGCAAAGGAGGAGCGAGCTGTGTTCACGCACTGCTACGGACATGCACTCAATCTGGCCGTTGGGGACTGTGTACGTCAGTGCAAGCTCTTGCGCGACACCATGGATACAGTGCATGAAGTCTCCAAACTGATTAAGTATTCACCAAAGAGGGACAGTACCTTACAGACCCTGAAGGAGGAGATGAGCCCCGATACCCCTGGTTTCCGTGTACTGTGCCCCACGAGATGGACAGTGCGTGCAGCAAGCCTGTGTAGTGTCTTAGACAACTACACTGTGTTACAGACCTTGTGGGACACCTGCTACGAGCAGACCAAAGACTCGGAGATCCGTTCCAGGATAGTAGGCGTGCGGTCCCAGATGGAGAGCTTCGACCTCTTCTTTGGTGTCCATCTGGGTTACATCATCCTGCGACATACAGACAACTTGAGCCGCACCCTACAACAGAAGGACATGTCCGCATCAGAGGGTCAGGCAGTTGCTTCAATGACGGTGGAAACATTGACCAGCAAGCGCTCCGACGATGCCTTCGACAAGTTTTGGGTTGACGTCAACAGCCAGCTCGATGACGTCGACGTAGGAGAGCCAGTGGTTCCCAGGCGACGCAAGATGCCGAAACGCTATGACGTTGGAACCGGGGCCCACGAGTATCCAGCCACAGCACGTGATCGGTACCGCCAGGTCTACTTTGAAGCATTCGATTTGGTGATCGCGTGTATCAAGGACAGATTCGATCAGCCAGGCTACAAAACCTACAGATCCCTCCAAGACCTTCTGGTGTGCTGCGCCTGTGGTGGTGACTACGCCACTCATCTGCGGAGCGTGATGGACTTCTACAGGGACGACTTCAACGAGCAGGCGCTCACCACTCAGCTGGAGACGTACCAGGTCGCCGTACGGGACAAGAAGGTCAAGACCATCACGGACATTGTCACGTTCTTCCGCGACTTGTCTCCTGAGTCTCGCCTCTTTTTCTCGGAGGTGATGCGCGTCCTCCGCCACGTCCTGGTAATGCCCGCCACCAACGCCACCAGCGAGAGGTCCTTCTCCGGCCTGAGACGCCTGAAGACGTACCTCCGGACGTCTATGACACAGGAGAGACTCACCCACCTCATGACGCTCCACGTGCACAGGTGTGCTACCGACGCAATGGACTTGTTAGATGTTGCCAATGAGTTCGTCAGTGTGAATGAATCACGGTTAACTATCTTCGGGAAGTTTTCATAG